ttatcaattaaaaatatttttttatataaattattaattaaaatatataaattcaaatttagaatGTAATCAAATAGCATCAAATTTAAAACTGAatcacatattaaaaatattaatcaaattcAAATGAGATAACTTGGCATCTCAATCACTGCCAAATGAGTTTCATGACAAGTTGGTGGTTTTCTatgttttttcttattaaatttcatGTGTGAAACTATATTTGGTCAAAATATTTCTTCCATGAACCAATGATTGAAGCGAGCTCTTGTTGTGTTATGCGCTGAATGCGCATTGCCACTGCTACGGGACAGTTGAAACTTGCATCGTGTGCCCACTATGAACTCAAATAGactcaattttacatttttaacatataattttaatttatgtatcatatttttttctaataaattcaaaaatgtttaatatttgtatatatttatattttaatttttaatttttaattttaatttaattaatcaaatcattatattttaatataatttcctTTTAACTTTCTCCATATCTTCGCCCTActcttatatttatattttttcataatttttagaaaataaaaattatggatatctatatttgattattttggtTTAAAAATTCTTCCTTCCCGATCGCGGCAGACTAGATTGAATTTCTGCTTTTGACAAtgcataaaacttcaaaaagcCAACGAGACGGTGGAGGTCTGATGCCTCTATCTTGGCCTATAAATTCCTTGCTGCTTCCGTTGTTTCTGAGCAATTGCTTTCAAACTTTTCATGCTTGATGATGCTTCCACCATTATTTGTCAATGGTTCACATTAATTTCCAATAAAACCTTGTTTCAACGCTTTTGCAATTCATCATAATTACATTATCCCCTATTTATTGTTTATAATTCATTTCTTAAAGTGGTGTTTTTTAGTATGTATTTGGTTAAAtctctaaaaatatttatattacgtaaaaaatttatttaaattttaattcgaaTAATAAgatagaaataaataataaaatttactaaggttttatttattttataaaaaatatttttcatattttataatatataaaacattaaaaaaatttaatgaaggaaaaatattttttatttaaaaaaaataattattctattaaaatctttattatatataaatgtttaaagcatggtaaaaaaattaaaaagcttgGATTTGTTgttataatatttcttttaagCAAAATACATGGATATATAGAATCAGATGATCaaagaaatattatatatataactaggaaactacatattttatccaccaaaaaaaataaaataaaataaaataacaagcGGCAACCATACTAGAGATCAACCTTGTTCCTGCACTTTTGAGCCTGAATTGCCTGTGTGGAAATATTAACTGTGATACTGCAATTCATCTTCACAGTCACTTGCTTCTTAATAATTTTCAGCAGTTTCACCCTCCCTGGAATCTTTGAGTAGCTATCCATGGTGAGCAGCCCTGTACTCACTTCAGTATTCAGATTAGGGTTGGAAATCAGCTCATCAGTGATTATATCCACCGTCAAATTCATTCTCATGGTCCGCCGAGCCTTTGCGTGGCCTGGAGGGCCTCGAGCCTCTCCGACGAGCTCCCCGTTGTAGTAAAGGCCTGAAGTTGTGTTCCTGTACCTGAAAGATGCTATGTTAGGGTTTTTCACTGATACATCAACGATCATGGACATGTTGACACCTGGCTTTGGAATAGTGTTGTTGATTAGCTCCAGCTGGGTGATGATAACACCATTCAATCTGATTGAAGGATCCTTTACTCGAAAAATAGTGAAAATTAATATCACGATGACTATGGCAGGAACCAGCAACACTGCTGTGATGCATCCACAGCATTTGATGCATTTTCTGCGACGAAGTTTTTTAGAGCGTAGGGCTGCAGCTTCTTCGTCATCGCTGCTTGTCCGGTCTGCAGATGGGGCTAGGGGCCTGACTTGCTCGTGCTCCATCATGGCTGAATTGTGGACGAAGTAGTAGGACGCTTGAAGCTGGTTGAGAAATTAAGTAGGTTGTGTTTTTATAATGTAATCCACATCTACTAAGTAAGTGAGTATTATAAAATagtaacaaataaaaaaaatataactaattattactatattttttaaaaaaaggggAAAATCCAGCGATTGTCCCTTTAGTACTTCTTGGTAATCACACATTcaaatatcatttggttttttGTCCCTGTAGTTACATTCTAGATTAACTATAGTGTTAATAACCTCGTATTAATAAATAacacataattaaattatataaaaaaacgtatatatcaaaaaataattcaatattatCATAATTAATCTCAGATTCAAGTAATGTAAACAATAAAAATCGTTAATAATTCTTAGTTTATTACTGTATAAGTCCGTAACTAATCTGCaaccttgacagcagaaaaaaaaatgaaaaataatgaaaaatgatTGTCATCTAGATGAAGGGGAAGACTTTTGCAAATGTCAAGAAAATGATAATTCAGTCCAATTCATATTTATTTCATGATgtacaaaaaataatatattttagagA
The Manihot esculenta cultivar AM560-2 chromosome 1, M.esculenta_v8, whole genome shotgun sequence genome window above contains:
- the LOC110615053 gene encoding uncharacterized protein LOC110615053, with protein sequence MMEHEQVRPLAPSADRTSSDDEEAAALRSKKLRRRKCIKCCGCITAVLLVPAIVIVILIFTIFRVKDPSIRLNGVIITQLELINNTIPKPGVNMSMIVDVSVKNPNIASFRYRNTTSGLYYNGELVGEARGPPGHAKARRTMRMNLTVDIITDELISNPNLNTEVSTGLLTMDSYSKIPGRVKLLKIIKKQVTVKMNCSITVNISTQAIQAQKCRNKVDL